The following coding sequences are from one Virgibacillus necropolis window:
- a CDS encoding ABC transporter ATP-binding protein, translated as MIEFKDVKKVYPDGTEALKHFSLKVEDGELMTLIGPSGCGKTTTMKMINRLIEPSSGTIYINDKDINDYNIHELRWNIGYVLQDIALFPHMTIAENIAVVPEMKKWKKKKVHDRGIELLEMVGLDPSTYQRRMPSELSGGQQQRIGVIRALAADPDIILMDEPFSALDPISREQLQKDIRILQKEIKKTIVFVTHDMDEAMAIGDKVCLMREGQVIQVDTPQQLILNPQTQFVRDFIGERKSPWQTAVDVIADQTDSLIISLSEYEKGTYDQSGIYAIKDAGDKYVGTVKNGKKIDVKTINNDIPLFEATEFIQSNDEQEILPILKGQKLVGVLTNKDIIAFLRSKRKMENGVVQ; from the coding sequence ATGATTGAATTTAAAGATGTTAAAAAAGTATATCCAGATGGTACCGAAGCTTTAAAGCACTTTTCCTTAAAAGTAGAAGACGGAGAACTTATGACCTTGATTGGACCCAGTGGTTGCGGGAAAACAACTACGATGAAAATGATTAATCGTTTAATAGAACCTTCATCAGGCACCATCTACATAAATGACAAAGATATTAACGATTATAACATTCATGAATTACGTTGGAATATTGGATATGTTTTACAAGATATAGCACTTTTTCCACATATGACAATTGCAGAAAACATTGCGGTTGTACCGGAAATGAAAAAATGGAAAAAGAAAAAGGTACATGATCGGGGAATTGAATTATTAGAAATGGTTGGGTTAGATCCATCTACCTATCAAAGAAGGATGCCAAGCGAATTATCAGGAGGTCAGCAACAGCGAATTGGTGTAATAAGGGCGCTCGCGGCAGATCCAGATATTATTTTGATGGATGAACCATTTAGTGCTTTAGATCCGATTAGCCGAGAACAATTGCAAAAAGACATCCGTATATTACAAAAAGAGATTAAAAAGACGATTGTTTTTGTAACCCACGATATGGATGAGGCAATGGCAATTGGTGATAAGGTATGTTTGATGAGAGAAGGACAAGTTATTCAAGTGGATACCCCACAACAATTAATTTTGAATCCTCAAACTCAGTTTGTTCGCGATTTTATTGGAGAAAGAAAATCTCCTTGGCAAACAGCCGTTGATGTTATTGCAGATCAAACTGATTCGCTTATCATTTCGTTATCTGAATACGAGAAAGGCACGTATGACCAATCTGGTATCTATGCTATAAAAGATGCTGGAGATAAATACGTTGGTACCGTGAAAAATGGCAAGAAAATAGATGTTAAAACAATCAATAATGATATACCATTATTTGAAGCAACAGAATTCATTCAATCTAATGATGAACAAGAAATTTTGCCTATATTAAAAGGCCAGAAACTAGTCGGTGTATTAACGAATAAGGACATTATTGCATTTTTAAGAAGTAAAAGAAAAATGGAAAACGGGGTGGTTCAGTAA
- the plsY gene encoding glycerol-3-phosphate 1-O-acyltransferase PlsY: MEYILFAIIAYLLGSIPSALIVGKVGYKLDIREHGSGNLGATNTFRVLGIKAGIIVTAADILKGTIATLIPLLVDADIYRLIIGLFAVVGHTYPLFAKFKGGKAVATSGGIILGVSPLLFLSIIIAFLLTLYLSKYVSLSSIITGVVTVIVAVILQEDIGLIIVSCALAIFVSYRHKDNIKRIRNGTEPKITWM; encoded by the coding sequence ATGGAATACATTTTATTTGCAATCATCGCCTACTTATTAGGATCAATTCCATCTGCGTTAATCGTCGGAAAAGTTGGATATAAACTAGATATTAGAGAGCATGGAAGTGGAAATTTAGGTGCTACAAATACATTCCGAGTTTTAGGTATCAAGGCAGGTATTATTGTTACGGCAGCAGATATTTTGAAAGGGACAATCGCGACACTTATTCCGTTATTAGTTGATGCGGATATTTATCGATTAATAATTGGCCTCTTTGCTGTTGTTGGCCATACGTACCCATTATTTGCTAAATTTAAAGGTGGAAAAGCTGTTGCTACATCCGGTGGTATTATTTTAGGTGTCAGTCCTTTATTATTTTTAAGTATTATAATTGCTTTTCTATTAACTTTATATTTATCTAAGTACGTTTCCTTATCTTCAATCATTACTGGTGTAGTTACAGTCATCGTTGCTGTCATATTACAGGAAGACATTGGATTAATAATAGTTTCCTGTGCACTCGCTATTTTTGTATCCTATCGACATAAAGACAATATTAAACGTATTCGAAATGGAACAGAACCAAAAATAACCTGGATGTAA
- the folE2 gene encoding GTP cyclohydrolase FolE2, protein MNNTQTSLNVNLPNKEKRHQLFGSVAPGPRTKPTEKEKMADLQNAKKDFLFDLDQVGITNVKYPITVESNIAPFSQSTIGTFTFSSSIKKNSKGTNMSRFMEQLNMYHQNGFVANLSTLKAFTKELAIRLNQDDAELQLTFPWFYERTGPQSAIPGMNHATISLKITYDMEKGFTVRTSLSALITTLCPCSKEISEYSAHNQRGSVSMDVSISDDFDEEKVDWKEMLLEAAESNASARLHPVLKRTDEKIVTEKAYENPRFVEDMVRLVAADLFEMPFVTKFKVSCRNEESIHMHDALASVTIDKMDYTTQ, encoded by the coding sequence ATGAATAATACACAAACATCCCTTAACGTAAATTTACCAAACAAAGAAAAACGACATCAACTATTTGGTTCTGTAGCCCCTGGTCCTAGAACAAAACCAACGGAGAAGGAAAAAATGGCTGATTTACAAAATGCTAAAAAAGATTTTCTATTTGATTTAGATCAAGTTGGTATTACAAATGTAAAATACCCTATAACGGTAGAAAGTAACATTGCACCTTTCTCACAATCAACTATAGGTACATTTACTTTTTCATCTTCTATTAAAAAGAATAGTAAAGGCACAAATATGAGTCGTTTTATGGAGCAATTAAATATGTATCATCAAAATGGATTTGTTGCTAACTTATCAACACTTAAAGCCTTTACGAAAGAACTTGCAATACGACTTAATCAAGATGATGCGGAGCTTCAACTAACATTTCCCTGGTTTTATGAACGTACTGGCCCGCAGTCGGCTATCCCAGGAATGAATCATGCAACTATAAGTTTAAAAATAACCTATGATATGGAAAAGGGCTTCACAGTCCGTACATCTCTTTCAGCATTGATTACAACTTTATGCCCTTGCTCGAAAGAAATTAGCGAATATAGTGCACATAATCAACGTGGATCCGTATCAATGGATGTTTCTATTTCAGACGATTTTGATGAAGAAAAAGTAGACTGGAAAGAAATGTTATTAGAAGCGGCTGAAAGTAATGCAAGTGCACGTTTACATCCAGTGTTAAAACGTACAGATGAAAAAATAGTCACGGAAAAAGCATATGAAAATCCTCGGTTTGTTGAGGATATGGTTAGACTAGTCGCTGCTGATTTATTTGAAATGCCATTTGTCACGAAGTTTAAAGTATCCTGTCGTAACGAAGAATCCATTCACATGCATGATGCGCTTGCATCTGTAACAATTGATAAGATGGACTATACTACACAGTAA
- the yidD gene encoding membrane protein insertion efficiency factor YidD — MKFVFIALIKFYRKAISPFTPPTCRFFPTCSEYGLEAIKRFGVIKGGLLTVKRISKCHPFHTGGVDLVPEKKKE; from the coding sequence ATGAAGTTTGTATTTATTGCGCTAATTAAATTTTATCGTAAAGCAATTAGTCCTTTCACACCACCTACGTGTAGATTTTTTCCTACCTGTTCTGAATATGGATTAGAAGCAATTAAACGATTTGGAGTAATAAAAGGCGGTTTATTAACGGTTAAACGAATCTCAAAGTGTCATCCCTTCCATACAGGCGGCGTGGATTTGGTTCCTGAAAAGAAGAAAGAATAA